From a single Nostoc sp. MS1 genomic region:
- a CDS encoding type II toxin-antitoxin system VapC family toxin, which yields MMIGDGRPVFLDTNTLVYASLSESPFHQVTMETIQSFYDAGVELWISRQIIREYLATLTRPQQFTNALPIATVLEDIQYFQSRFLIAEDNSQVTERLLALMEEIPIGGKQVHDANIVATMLVYGIPQLLTHNTTDFTRFSELIAVLPLQN from the coding sequence ATGATGATTGGGGACGGTAGACCTGTTTTTTTAGATACCAATACCCTAGTATATGCTAGTCTGAGTGAATCCCCGTTTCATCAAGTGACTATGGAGACTATCCAAAGTTTTTATGATGCAGGGGTTGAGTTGTGGATTAGCAGACAAATAATCAGGGAATATTTAGCTACTCTCACTCGTCCTCAACAATTTACTAATGCACTACCCATTGCAACAGTGCTTGAGGATATCCAATATTTCCAAAGCCGCTTTCTAATTGCTGAAGATAATTCTCAGGTCACAGAAAGGTTATTGGCACTTATGGAAGAAATTCCTATTGGTGGTAAACAAGTTCATGATGCTAATATTGTTGCCACAATGTTAGTTTATGGCATTCCTCAGTTACTCACTCATAACACAACTGACTTTACGAGATTTTCTGAATTAATTGCAGTTTTGCCATTACAAAATTAG